One stretch of Roseimicrobium sp. ORNL1 DNA includes these proteins:
- the sppA gene encoding signal peptide peptidase SppA, whose protein sequence is MKSKGIGCLIIFLIVALVLSVMFNFVGLVAMVGSVPYVRPKPTYAEVLEQDALSNSKDKIVQIDMEGIIASGSAGGLFSSGGLGVEGVKRALEQAASDSDVRAIVLKVNSPGGEVTASDTLYNAVKEAKKKKPVVVYMDSMAASGGYYLACGASKIVANETTLTGSIGVIIQTLNYSQTFDKVGLQTMTFASGAFKDSLSGSRPMRDDEKAYIQSLVTQMYNKFLGIVSEARGIDIETLKNGIADGRVLTGKEALEKKLVDKVGYVEDAYALAKELSSSANAMVVRYQRSPGLGDIFGALGESQASRGTLKIDVSERLLPRLEAGRMYLLPSHMVP, encoded by the coding sequence ATGAAAAGCAAAGGTATCGGGTGCTTGATCATTTTCCTCATCGTCGCACTGGTCCTCAGTGTCATGTTCAACTTTGTCGGCCTTGTGGCGATGGTGGGGTCGGTCCCATACGTGCGGCCGAAGCCGACGTACGCCGAGGTGCTGGAGCAGGACGCCTTGAGCAACTCCAAGGACAAGATTGTGCAGATCGACATGGAGGGCATCATTGCCAGCGGTTCCGCGGGAGGGTTGTTCTCTTCTGGAGGCTTGGGTGTGGAGGGGGTGAAGCGTGCTCTCGAGCAAGCCGCGTCCGACTCAGACGTACGCGCCATCGTGCTGAAGGTGAACTCCCCCGGTGGCGAAGTCACCGCGTCCGACACGTTGTACAACGCGGTAAAGGAGGCCAAGAAAAAGAAGCCGGTGGTGGTGTACATGGACAGCATGGCTGCCTCGGGTGGCTACTACCTCGCCTGTGGTGCCTCCAAGATTGTGGCGAATGAGACCACCCTCACGGGCAGCATCGGCGTGATCATCCAGACGCTGAACTACAGCCAGACCTTCGACAAGGTGGGCCTGCAGACGATGACCTTCGCCAGCGGCGCCTTCAAGGACAGCCTCAGTGGCTCACGCCCGATGCGCGACGATGAGAAGGCTTACATCCAGAGCCTGGTGACGCAGATGTACAACAAGTTCCTCGGCATCGTGTCCGAGGCGCGTGGCATCGACATCGAGACCCTGAAGAATGGCATTGCCGACGGACGGGTGCTCACCGGCAAGGAGGCTCTGGAGAAGAAGCTGGTGGATAAAGTCGGCTACGTGGAAGACGCCTATGCGCTGGCGAAGGAGCTCTCGAGCTCCGCGAATGCCATGGTTGTGCGCTACCAGCGCAGTCCCGGCCTGGGCGACATCTTCGGAGCGCTGGGCGAATCCCAGGCATCACGTGGCACGCTGAAGATCGATGTCAGCGAGCGCCTGCTGCCGCGTCTGGAAGCCGGCCGCATGTACCTGCTGCCATCTCACATGGTTCCCTGA
- a CDS encoding NAD(P)H-hydrate dehydratase has product MIVSCAQMLEGEKAAFDRGVSAADLMEEAGRGIFEAILQFHPKPGTAVLYLGKGNNAGDVLVVGRMLLEAGWKVLARPVSDVSKFKELPARHWKAMEGRVPVISGLGDLERERESVVLVDGLLGIGASPQPLRADYAAAVTEMNAFRRRRHAFTVAVDLPTGLDPRRESTDPCVEADLTVTVAHVKEDLLTDTAARVVGRLAVAPLKELGNPDGQKKGLRELTPRELLPALPCRSFDFHKGEAGRVGVIAGSRGYVGAAILTATGALRGGAGLITLYVKEDAYPIFAAKAPPEVMVKPVGDYREVLENRHDVLAIGPGLGRQSEDRMLEIIQHSETPMVLDADALNMLADGRLALLKSLKASTLLTPHPGEMQRLTKGMPDGQGLTRAETAMRMAGGFPKTTWLLKGSRTVIATEGQPLSFNTTGHPGMATGGMGDVLTGVCAALIAQGVEVHDAACLGAWVSGRAAECALLDGQSAESLTPGDVLAHLGTAFGDLRRLVY; this is encoded by the coding sequence ATGATCGTCTCGTGCGCGCAGATGCTGGAGGGTGAAAAGGCGGCCTTTGACCGCGGCGTGAGTGCCGCAGACCTCATGGAGGAGGCGGGGCGTGGTATCTTTGAAGCCATCTTGCAGTTCCATCCCAAACCGGGGACAGCGGTGCTGTACCTCGGGAAGGGCAACAACGCCGGCGATGTCCTCGTGGTGGGGCGGATGCTGCTGGAGGCCGGTTGGAAGGTCCTTGCGCGACCCGTGAGCGATGTGTCGAAGTTCAAGGAACTGCCGGCGAGGCACTGGAAGGCTATGGAGGGGCGAGTGCCCGTGATTTCAGGACTTGGTGACTTGGAGCGTGAGAGAGAGTCCGTTGTGCTGGTGGATGGGCTTCTTGGCATCGGAGCCTCGCCTCAACCATTGAGAGCAGACTACGCAGCCGCGGTTACGGAAATGAACGCCTTCCGCCGCCGCCGCCATGCATTCACCGTGGCGGTGGACCTTCCTACCGGACTCGATCCCAGGAGGGAATCAACGGACCCTTGTGTCGAGGCGGATCTCACGGTGACGGTGGCTCATGTGAAGGAAGATCTGCTCACGGATACCGCCGCCAGGGTGGTTGGCAGACTGGCTGTCGCCCCTTTGAAAGAGCTGGGAAATCCAGACGGCCAGAAAAAAGGACTCCGGGAACTCACCCCCCGGGAGCTGCTCCCCGCACTGCCGTGCCGTTCCTTCGACTTTCACAAGGGAGAGGCGGGCCGTGTGGGAGTGATTGCAGGCTCCCGGGGCTACGTGGGGGCGGCCATCCTCACGGCCACGGGTGCCCTGCGGGGCGGAGCGGGGCTGATTACCTTGTATGTGAAGGAGGATGCCTATCCGATTTTCGCGGCCAAGGCCCCCCCCGAGGTGATGGTGAAACCCGTCGGGGACTACCGCGAAGTGCTGGAGAACCGGCACGACGTCCTGGCCATTGGACCCGGGCTTGGAAGGCAATCAGAGGACCGCATGCTCGAAATCATCCAGCACTCGGAAACGCCGATGGTGCTCGACGCGGATGCGCTGAACATGCTCGCGGATGGACGTTTGGCATTGCTGAAATCCCTGAAGGCCAGCACTTTGCTGACGCCACACCCCGGTGAAATGCAACGGCTCACGAAGGGCATGCCAGACGGCCAGGGTCTCACTCGAGCTGAGACGGCGATGAGAATGGCAGGGGGCTTTCCGAAGACCACTTGGTTGCTCAAAGGTTCGCGCACTGTCATCGCGACTGAAGGCCAGCCTCTTTCCTTCAACACCACCGGGCACCCTGGCATGGCCACGGGGGGTATGGGGGATGTGCTGACCGGGGTGTGCGCGGCTTTGATAGCCCAGGGAGTGGAGGTCCACGATGCTGCCTGCCTCGGTGCCTGGGTCAGCGGAAGAGCGGCGGAATGCGCGCTGCTCGACGGCCAGTCTGCCGAGTCGTTGACACCTGGGGATGTGCTGGCGCATTTGGGCACGGCATTCGGGGATCTGAGGCGGCTGGTGTATTGA
- a CDS encoding N-acetylmuramoyl-L-alanine amidase yields the protein MSAPTVNETGASMRPKGFPLFTALLLVLCSWISSTGVARAFDTVILDPGHGGHDRGAAIGYVFEKHLALDTARRVEQLLRAQGLKVIMTRSSDVFIPLPGRSSKGNSVRDAVFVSIHYNYSRGGSGNGLETFYCHNDSYKLAGYIQAYIIQESRLSNRGVKHANYHVIRETSKNPAVLVECGFVSNSSERAAMMTGLYRERLAVGIAKGILAYRSDR from the coding sequence ATGTCGGCCCCCACTGTGAATGAAACTGGAGCATCCATGCGGCCAAAGGGCTTCCCGCTCTTCACGGCGCTGTTGCTGGTATTGTGCTCCTGGATTTCCTCGACCGGCGTGGCGCGCGCGTTTGATACGGTGATTCTGGATCCCGGTCATGGAGGGCACGACCGCGGTGCCGCGATCGGCTACGTATTTGAAAAACACCTGGCGCTCGACACCGCCCGCCGGGTGGAGCAGCTCCTGCGCGCCCAGGGGCTCAAGGTCATCATGACCCGCAGTTCGGATGTGTTCATCCCGCTGCCAGGTCGCTCCTCCAAGGGAAACAGCGTCCGGGATGCGGTCTTCGTCAGCATCCATTACAACTACAGCCGTGGTGGATCTGGCAATGGTCTGGAAACTTTCTACTGCCACAACGACAGCTACAAGCTCGCCGGCTACATCCAGGCTTACATCATTCAGGAGTCGCGACTCTCGAACCGTGGCGTGAAGCATGCGAACTACCACGTCATTCGCGAGACCTCGAAGAACCCTGCCGTGCTGGTGGAGTGTGGTTTCGTGAGCAACTCCAGTGAGCGTGCCGCCATGATGACCGGCCTGTATCGCGAGCGCCTCGCCGTCGGCATTGCCAAGGGCATTCTGGCGTACCGCTCGGACCGGTAG
- a CDS encoding type II secretion system protein — MKTRLQQGFTLIELLVVITIIAILASLAVPTFGRIQERGNITKGISNARQIITAMRIYSSDNGGNYMDNAKTGDEGTNPEDANAAFRVLFTENILDNELIFGCPVSKFVPDGNIGGKEDTTRKAAVDSGENHWMMTKGLSDSASGSIPLVFENAIDATWNPSWDVDKKGTNAKGRSWSNGVIIGMNDSSVGIQPLNGKNGQQPLKTLGSGGDENLFTQHEDFEILDVQGGN; from the coding sequence ATGAAAACTCGACTCCAGCAGGGCTTTACCCTGATTGAACTCCTGGTGGTTATCACCATCATCGCCATCCTGGCGAGCCTGGCCGTGCCGACCTTCGGCCGCATCCAGGAACGTGGTAACATCACCAAGGGCATCAGCAACGCCCGCCAGATCATCACCGCCATGCGCATCTATTCCTCGGACAATGGCGGCAACTACATGGACAACGCGAAGACCGGTGATGAAGGTACGAATCCGGAGGACGCCAATGCCGCCTTCCGCGTGCTCTTCACCGAAAACATCCTGGACAACGAACTCATCTTCGGCTGCCCGGTGAGCAAGTTTGTGCCGGATGGCAACATCGGCGGCAAGGAAGACACCACCCGCAAGGCTGCGGTCGACTCCGGTGAAAACCACTGGATGATGACCAAGGGTCTCTCTGACTCCGCCTCGGGCAGCATTCCGCTCGTGTTTGAAAATGCCATCGATGCCACGTGGAATCCCTCGTGGGACGTGGATAAGAAGGGTACCAATGCCAAGGGCCGTTCCTGGTCCAATGGTGTGATCATCGGCATGAATGACAGCAGCGTCGGCATCCAGCCGCTGAACGGTAAGAACGGGCAACAGCCCCTCAAGACCCTCGGCAGCGGCGGTGACGAGAATCTCTTCACCCAGCATGAGGATTTTGAGATCCTCGACGTTCAGGGTGGCAACTAA
- a CDS encoding sigma-70 family RNA polymerase sigma factor → MADPTAKPASNPEKISNSPQTRKTLIEKLDNWSDWSSWDEFYRTYSGFVWHVARKSGLSDDEANDVVQETFIGVAKNLQKKKFDTSQGSFKSFLLNQARWRILDQFRRRKKQYEREANIHFDEDEERRTAPIDRCADPQGVTLEKLWDKEWQDQVMELALRRVRSLVSPRQFQIFSCYVLKGWSPERVKEELGVNAAQVYLAKHRVGRILKREAERLSEEAGH, encoded by the coding sequence ATGGCCGACCCCACCGCCAAGCCCGCGAGCAACCCGGAGAAAATCAGCAATTCTCCGCAGACCCGCAAGACCCTCATCGAAAAGCTCGACAACTGGTCCGACTGGTCCAGCTGGGATGAGTTCTATCGTACCTATTCGGGATTCGTGTGGCATGTTGCACGAAAGTCAGGCCTGAGTGATGACGAGGCGAATGACGTGGTGCAGGAGACCTTCATTGGTGTGGCGAAGAATCTTCAGAAGAAGAAGTTCGATACCAGCCAGGGCTCCTTCAAAAGCTTCCTGCTCAACCAGGCCCGCTGGCGCATCCTGGATCAGTTCCGCCGGCGCAAGAAGCAGTACGAGCGTGAGGCCAACATCCATTTTGATGAAGATGAGGAGCGCCGTACTGCGCCGATTGATCGTTGCGCGGATCCGCAAGGCGTGACCCTGGAAAAACTCTGGGACAAGGAATGGCAGGACCAGGTGATGGAGCTTGCGCTGCGTCGCGTGCGCTCGCTGGTGTCTCCAAGGCAGTTTCAGATCTTCTCCTGTTATGTGCTCAAGGGATGGAGTCCAGAGCGCGTGAAGGAGGAGTTGGGCGTGAATGCTGCCCAGGTGTATCTCGCGAAGCATCGTGTGGGTCGCATTCTCAAGCGCGAAGCGGAACGGCTTTCTGAAGAAGCAGGTCACTGA
- a CDS encoding TolC family protein: MTKKTASLHALFGLSLAALPLASCSPGYMRKSADREVKRTLFSKLVTVPNAGTGLMDITPPSPVSLAELSKAGNGPEFLGDRAHLEKNARVLPLSEALKLAVVHNRDYRNEKEILFLEALDLTLVRHEFAPIFTATGEADTLRKIDPIVSTLREPNPAYPAAAAAAAAATAANNAAAAAAGTAAPPAVTTAVPQFLERQITTLVTENTFTATGNVGVSVLTRTGARIAADFTTDFLRFLTGSGPSVSNSSLAVTLTQPLLRGAGYRATMENLTQAERNLLYSIRDFTQYRKTFTVDITSKYYRTLEARDAAKNGHFAYRAFEIILESERALNDEGRRTSSQIGLIEQASLRYKRLWIAAVRNYEQQLDDLKIALGIPVEERVILDDKELAKLTLEDPDISMDDTMKTALVTRLDLYNQRNTLEDSERKIKVAAQNLLPQLDVGARYEVLGTKDNNKVNLDLDRTRLTGTGVVDLRLDKKADRNNYRAALISQQRAARVLDLAEENVRNAIRTNWRDLDTARKQYDIAQTGVDLSARRLEEEELLRTLGRGTARDLIDAQQDLIEARNLLTGALISHTLARLRLWRDMGILYIQKDGSWIRVLNQEAKLAADE; this comes from the coding sequence ATGACAAAAAAAACCGCCTCCCTGCATGCCCTTTTTGGACTGAGCCTCGCTGCTTTGCCGCTGGCGTCGTGTTCACCCGGATACATGCGCAAGTCCGCCGATCGGGAGGTGAAGCGCACGCTCTTCTCCAAGCTCGTGACCGTACCCAATGCCGGGACCGGGCTCATGGACATCACCCCGCCATCGCCCGTTTCGCTTGCCGAGCTGTCGAAGGCCGGAAACGGGCCGGAGTTCCTCGGAGATCGTGCTCATCTTGAGAAAAATGCACGCGTGCTGCCACTGTCGGAGGCCCTGAAACTGGCCGTGGTGCACAACCGCGACTACCGCAACGAGAAGGAGATCCTCTTCCTCGAAGCGCTGGATCTGACGCTCGTGCGGCATGAGTTTGCCCCCATCTTCACCGCGACAGGCGAGGCCGATACACTGAGGAAGATTGACCCGATCGTCTCGACTCTCCGCGAGCCGAACCCGGCCTATCCCGCAGCTGCGGCCGCAGCAGCAGCCGCCACGGCTGCGAACAATGCCGCCGCGGCAGCAGCCGGCACGGCAGCGCCTCCCGCCGTCACCACGGCGGTCCCGCAATTCCTTGAGCGCCAAATCACCACGCTGGTTACGGAGAACACCTTCACGGCCACGGGCAACGTGGGCGTCAGCGTGCTCACCCGCACCGGCGCACGCATTGCGGCGGATTTCACCACGGATTTCCTGCGGTTCCTCACCGGAAGTGGCCCGAGTGTGAGCAACTCCTCCCTGGCCGTGACCCTCACCCAGCCCCTCCTGCGCGGCGCCGGCTACCGGGCCACCATGGAGAACCTCACTCAGGCTGAGCGGAACCTGCTGTATTCCATCCGTGACTTTACCCAGTATCGCAAAACGTTTACGGTGGATATCACCTCCAAGTACTACCGCACCTTGGAGGCACGTGATGCCGCGAAGAACGGCCATTTCGCCTACCGTGCGTTTGAAATCATCCTGGAAAGCGAGCGGGCACTCAATGATGAGGGACGCCGCACCTCTTCCCAGATCGGCCTCATCGAGCAGGCCTCCCTCAGGTACAAGCGGTTGTGGATTGCCGCCGTGCGCAACTACGAGCAGCAACTCGATGACCTGAAAATTGCCCTGGGCATCCCCGTGGAAGAGCGTGTCATCCTCGACGACAAGGAGTTGGCCAAGCTCACCTTGGAAGACCCCGACATCAGCATGGATGACACGATGAAGACCGCCCTGGTGACGCGGCTGGATCTGTACAATCAGCGCAACACCTTGGAGGACTCGGAGCGTAAGATCAAAGTTGCCGCCCAGAACCTCCTTCCCCAGCTCGACGTGGGCGCGCGGTATGAGGTGCTCGGCACCAAGGACAACAACAAGGTGAATCTGGATCTCGACCGCACACGCCTCACCGGCACCGGAGTTGTGGACCTCCGCCTGGACAAGAAGGCGGATCGCAACAACTACCGCGCCGCTCTCATTTCCCAGCAGCGCGCCGCCCGCGTGCTCGATCTGGCGGAAGAGAATGTGCGCAACGCCATCCGCACCAACTGGCGCGACCTCGACACCGCACGCAAGCAGTACGACATCGCCCAGACCGGGGTGGACCTGAGCGCCCGCCGTCTGGAGGAGGAAGAACTGCTCCGCACCCTCGGCCGAGGCACCGCTCGTGACCTTATTGACGCCCAGCAGGACCTGATTGAGGCGAGAAACCTCCTCACGGGTGCGTTGATTTCTCACACCCTCGCCCGTCTCCGCCTCTGGAGAGACATGGGGATTCTCTACATTCAGAAAGACGGCTCATGGATACGCGTATTGAACCAAGAAGCAAAATTGGCTGCCGATGAGTAA
- a CDS encoding efflux RND transporter periplasmic adaptor subunit, producing the protein MSKLFRSKFGLVTLAAVAVAVVVWFVNRNTGASASEVPMIPVQKGNLQINVLQGGEIRALQNYEVKSEIELPTKILSLIPEGYRITEEDVKNGKVLIELDSADLRDRITNHEIEFQTTVSAFIDADENRAIQTSDNQSLARDAEQAMRFALMDFERYMGKEVAQAVLKTRRIPANQEELDRHVGKLNEARPRVLNLDDKKEVAPAKPIEDPLAIKDEKDDKAAEAEEDEAEAAKKKAAEAAEPPRIDFLSFLTNDQLGDGEAQQKLRQLSNDLLLRQSELGIAKQNIEASTRLAAKEFITKTTLENDQVNFDKANLAVHAATTQLDLFKKYEFPKQAELALSAYQEALTKLQRTLRANRSRMAQAESRFQTAKRRYEVELMRREDMERQLKACIIKAPVTGLVAYGSHSGSAKFSNDTIEEGAGVRFRQTLLTIPNMSAMSVAVSIHESQVKKVRLGQPCRITVDAEPGKTLTGNLREMAVLPDSSSSRFTPNLKLYPAVVHVDGTHDWLKPGMNAKVEIIVNQLDDVLFVPVQSIEVENDHFFTYVKQGSSLERREVKTGSFNDEFIEIRSGLTHEDQVALAIPKRQILDTNGASSPSPANLPKKEKAKEPAAGAVPAKKIAAAS; encoded by the coding sequence ATGAGTAAGTTATTTCGCAGCAAGTTTGGACTCGTGACGCTGGCCGCCGTGGCCGTCGCCGTCGTGGTGTGGTTTGTAAACCGGAACACCGGCGCGAGCGCGTCCGAGGTGCCGATGATCCCCGTGCAGAAAGGCAACCTGCAGATCAATGTGCTGCAAGGCGGGGAAATCCGTGCCCTGCAGAATTACGAGGTAAAGTCAGAGATCGAGCTTCCGACCAAGATCCTGAGCCTGATTCCCGAAGGCTACCGCATCACTGAAGAGGATGTGAAGAACGGCAAGGTGCTCATCGAACTCGACAGCGCCGACCTGAGGGACCGCATCACCAATCACGAGATCGAGTTCCAGACCACGGTCTCGGCCTTCATCGACGCGGACGAAAATCGCGCCATCCAGACCAGCGACAACCAGAGCCTGGCGCGCGACGCCGAGCAGGCCATGCGTTTCGCCCTGATGGACTTCGAGCGCTACATGGGCAAGGAAGTCGCCCAGGCCGTGCTGAAGACGCGCCGCATCCCTGCCAATCAGGAGGAGCTGGACCGTCATGTGGGCAAGCTCAATGAAGCCCGCCCTCGCGTGCTGAATCTGGACGACAAGAAGGAAGTGGCGCCCGCCAAGCCCATTGAAGACCCTCTCGCCATCAAGGATGAGAAGGATGACAAGGCGGCGGAAGCCGAGGAAGATGAAGCCGAGGCAGCCAAGAAAAAAGCGGCGGAAGCTGCGGAGCCTCCCCGCATCGATTTCCTCTCCTTCCTGACAAACGATCAGCTCGGAGATGGTGAGGCCCAGCAGAAGCTCCGCCAGCTCAGCAATGACCTCCTGCTTCGCCAGTCGGAACTCGGGATCGCCAAGCAGAACATTGAGGCCAGCACCCGTCTCGCCGCGAAGGAGTTCATCACCAAGACCACCTTGGAAAACGACCAGGTGAACTTCGACAAGGCGAACCTCGCCGTGCATGCCGCCACCACGCAGCTCGACCTCTTCAAGAAGTATGAGTTCCCCAAGCAGGCAGAGCTCGCCCTCAGCGCCTATCAGGAGGCGTTGACCAAGCTGCAGCGCACCCTTCGTGCGAATCGCTCCCGCATGGCGCAGGCCGAGTCCCGCTTCCAGACGGCGAAACGCCGCTACGAAGTGGAACTCATGCGCCGTGAAGACATGGAACGCCAGCTCAAGGCCTGCATCATCAAGGCGCCGGTGACAGGTCTGGTGGCCTACGGTTCCCACAGCGGTTCCGCGAAGTTCTCCAACGACACGATTGAGGAAGGTGCTGGTGTCCGCTTCCGCCAGACGCTGCTCACCATTCCGAACATGTCCGCGATGAGCGTGGCCGTGAGCATTCACGAGTCCCAGGTGAAGAAGGTACGCCTCGGCCAGCCCTGCCGCATCACCGTAGATGCCGAGCCCGGCAAGACCCTCACGGGTAATCTGCGTGAGATGGCCGTGCTGCCAGACTCCAGCAGCTCCCGTTTCACTCCGAATCTCAAGCTCTATCCCGCAGTCGTGCACGTGGATGGCACCCATGACTGGCTGAAGCCGGGCATGAATGCCAAGGTGGAAATCATCGTGAACCAGCTTGATGACGTACTCTTCGTCCCCGTGCAGAGCATCGAGGTGGAGAACGACCACTTCTTCACCTATGTGAAGCAGGGCAGCTCCCTTGAGCGTCGCGAGGTGAAAACCGGCTCCTTCAATGATGAGTTCATTGAGATTCGCAGCGGTCTCACGCACGAAGATCAGGTGGCTCTGGCCATTCCGAAACGGCAGATTCTCGACACCAACGGCGCCAGCTCTCCAAGCCCAGCCAACCTGCCCAAGAAGGAAAAGGCCAAGGAGCCGGCCGCAGGGGCCGTTCCCGCCAAGAAGATCGCGGCCGCCAGCTGA
- a CDS encoding ABC transporter ATP-binding protein — translation MQPIIELRNIRKVYRQGEFETVVLQGINITINPGEYVCIMGPSGCGKSTLLNVLGCLDQPSTGQYLLGGEDVAVLNDDDLSKARCRNLGFIFQSYNLIQQLTVVENIEVPLYYKGVPEQESRAIAEKLAGQVGLAHRLHHKPNELSGGQQQRVAIARALANDPLMILADEATGNLDSKSGKEILDIFDDLNCAGKTMVFVTHDERMVQRCTRVIRLKDGLVEKDEPGAAAARLLASGGKQGTSVVTQFPAESAVPDAHDPHLAAAPVLAH, via the coding sequence ATGCAGCCCATCATCGAACTGCGAAACATCCGTAAAGTTTACCGGCAAGGTGAATTTGAGACGGTGGTTCTGCAGGGCATCAACATCACCATCAACCCTGGTGAGTATGTCTGCATCATGGGCCCGTCGGGTTGCGGCAAGTCCACCCTGCTGAATGTGCTGGGCTGCCTGGACCAGCCCTCCACCGGCCAGTACCTGCTGGGTGGCGAGGACGTGGCGGTCCTCAATGACGACGATCTCTCGAAGGCGCGCTGCCGCAATCTGGGTTTCATCTTCCAGAGCTACAATCTGATCCAGCAGCTCACGGTGGTGGAGAACATCGAGGTACCGCTCTACTACAAGGGCGTGCCTGAGCAGGAGAGCCGGGCGATTGCAGAAAAGCTTGCCGGGCAGGTGGGACTGGCCCATCGCCTGCATCACAAGCCGAATGAACTGAGCGGCGGCCAGCAGCAGCGCGTGGCGATTGCTCGTGCCCTGGCCAATGATCCGCTGATGATTCTGGCGGACGAAGCGACAGGCAACCTCGACTCCAAGTCCGGCAAAGAGATCCTCGACATTTTCGATGACCTGAACTGCGCGGGGAAGACCATGGTCTTCGTCACGCATGACGAGCGCATGGTCCAGCGCTGCACGCGCGTGATTCGCCTGAAGGATGGCCTCGTGGAGAAAGATGAACCCGGTGCTGCAGCAGCCCGGTTGCTCGCTTCCGGTGGAAAGCAAGGCACCTCGGTGGTGACCCAGTTCCCCGCGGAATCCGCAGTGCCTGACGCACATGACCCCCACCTCGCTGCTGCTCCTGTCCTGGCGCACTGA
- a CDS encoding ABC transporter permease, producing MWRSIVLGSKSIWLHKLRSMLTALGVVFGVASVVAMLAIGEGASHEAQEQIRKLGSQNVILESVKPPDNQGPGQQTRSMVIEYGLTTRDINQIRQTIPGVSIVVPSRMISEYLWNESNNLDASILGVLPIYPEMRNRHLVSGRFFTEVEFGDRIPVCVLNQTAASRLFPLATPVGKSVRVRGFYYRVVGVIEDESQRSTGEDGASKTGGTKSNSTGQMIIPFSTLMDHYGDTFFRFRSGSFEAEKVEFHEAIVRVHDVDAVMTRADAIRHLLARNHPREDYRVTVPIELLRQAERTKRIFSIVLGSIAAISLLVGGIGIMNIMLASVTERTREIGIRRALGARQTDIVLQFLIETVLLAGAGGVIGVVLGLGIPMAISHFAGVTTVIKAWAPTLAFSISVFTGIAFGIYPAMRAAKMNPVEALRHE from the coding sequence ATGTGGAGATCCATTGTGCTGGGATCGAAGAGCATCTGGCTGCACAAGCTGCGGTCCATGCTCACGGCATTGGGCGTGGTGTTTGGCGTGGCTTCCGTGGTCGCCATGCTCGCGATTGGTGAGGGCGCGAGTCATGAAGCGCAGGAACAGATTCGCAAACTCGGCTCACAGAATGTGATCCTCGAAAGCGTGAAGCCACCGGACAACCAGGGCCCCGGACAGCAGACACGCAGCATGGTCATCGAGTACGGCCTGACCACGCGCGACATCAATCAGATTCGCCAGACCATTCCGGGTGTCTCCATCGTGGTGCCCAGTCGCATGATCAGCGAGTATCTCTGGAACGAGAGCAACAATCTCGATGCCTCCATCCTCGGCGTGCTGCCCATCTATCCCGAGATGCGCAACCGCCACCTCGTGAGCGGACGCTTCTTCACTGAGGTGGAGTTTGGAGATCGCATCCCAGTGTGCGTGCTGAACCAGACCGCGGCTTCCCGGCTTTTCCCGCTGGCCACGCCGGTGGGCAAGTCGGTGCGTGTGCGGGGATTCTACTACCGCGTCGTTGGCGTGATCGAAGACGAAAGCCAACGTTCCACAGGCGAAGACGGCGCTTCCAAAACCGGTGGCACCAAGAGCAACAGCACCGGCCAGATGATCATCCCCTTCAGCACGCTGATGGATCACTATGGCGACACGTTCTTCCGCTTCCGAAGCGGCAGTTTCGAAGCGGAGAAGGTGGAGTTTCACGAAGCCATCGTGCGCGTGCATGATGTGGATGCCGTGATGACCCGCGCGGATGCCATCCGCCACCTGCTGGCACGCAATCATCCACGCGAAGACTATCGCGTGACCGTGCCCATTGAGTTGCTGCGCCAGGCCGAGCGCACGAAGCGCATCTTCAGCATCGTGCTGGGAAGCATCGCCGCCATCTCACTGCTCGTGGGTGGCATCGGCATCATGAACATCATGCTCGCCAGCGTGACGGAGCGCACGCGTGAGATCGGCATTCGCCGTGCACTCGGCGCGCGTCAGACAGACATCGTGCTGCAGTTCCTCATCGAAACCGTGCTGCTCGCTGGCGCGGGCGGTGTGATTGGGGTGGTGCTGGGGCTGGGCATTCCCATGGCCATCAGCCATTTCGCCGGCGTCACCACCGTGATCAAAGCCTGGGCGCCGACGCTCGCCTTCTCCATCTCCGTCTTCACCGGCATCGCCTTCGGCATCTATCCCGCCATGCGCGCCGCGAAGATGAATCCGGTGGAAGCGCTCAGGCACGAATAA